One Osmerus mordax isolate fOsmMor3 chromosome 16, fOsmMor3.pri, whole genome shotgun sequence genomic window carries:
- the LOC136959418 gene encoding coiled-coil domain-containing protein 18-like, which translates to MFNDEDNLVENVASLRSRLQSTETQLQSLGELLSQSGHDGLSERSDPSPAHGLARRLTVEDLRRPDDLQLPQAQRCQERVLSRTTDRRISPPASDSRSSSGRLVAEMEAGQLKQRLGFLRQENASLMQENQQLLSDLQAAQLEVASSRTKVRLLGTTVGAKASSVSVMKEQILGLEAEVEAQIQELRAAELRADQSLQAAAQSDRQVSELTEELSTLRTQLADRTKQGKRAEQQRNQALRNAEKLTDAFKEYKANVSRKLQKVLDSESKLKESLIQCDRERESLWSERGTSRLRPSAS; encoded by the exons ATGTTCAACGACGAGGACAATCTAGTCGAGAATGTTGCCAGTCTGAGGAGTCGGCTACAATCAACTGAGACACAACTACAAAGTTTGGGAGAACTATTGAG TCAGTCCGGACATGACGGCCTCAGCGAGAGGTCCGACCCTAGCCCTGCGCACGGGTTAGCACGGCGTCTCACCGTAGAAGACCTTCGGCGACCGGATGACCTCCAGCTCCCGCAGGCCCAGCGCTGCCAGGAGAGAGTCCTGAGCAGGACCACCGATCGACGGATTAGCCCGCCTGCCTCAGACTCCAGG tcgTCCTCAGGCAGGTTGGTTGCTGAGATGGAGGCAGGTCAGTTGAAGCAGAGACTGGGGTTCCTGCGCCAGGAGAACGCTTCTCTCATGCAGGAGAACCAGCAGCTCCTCAGCGACCTGCAGGCTGCCCAGCTGGAGGTGGCCAGCTCCAGGACCAAG GTCCGACTGCTGGGAACCACCGTAGGGGCCAAGGCCTCCAGCGTGTCCGTCATGAAGGAGCAGATTCTGGGCTTGGAGGCAGAGGTGGAGGCTCAGATCCAAGAGCTCAG GGCTGCAGAGCTGAGAGCAGACCAGAGCCTGCAGGCTGCAGCCCAGAGTGACAGACAGGTGTCCGAGCTCACAGAGGAACTGAGCACACTCAGAACACAGCTCGCTGACAGAACCAAGCAGGGGAAACG GGCGGAGCAGCAGAGGAACCAGGCTCTCCGTAACGCTGAGAAGCTGACTGACGCTTTCAAGGAGTACAAGGCCAACGTCTCCCGCAAGCTGCAGAAG GTGCTGGACAGCGAGAGCAAGCTGAAGGAGAGCCTGATCCAGTGTgaccgagagagggagagtctctggagcgagagaggaacGAGCAGGCTCAGACCATCAG CCAGCTGA